In the Purpureocillium takamizusanense chromosome 5, complete sequence genome, one interval contains:
- a CDS encoding uncharacterized protein (TransMembrane:2 (o24-41i79-105o)), with amino-acid sequence MQTDGRDACAAAEKATPVLEFGRQNWGALILIVFFCARARAQNSFRRRFETGRNVSGGNGSDQREGSWRRSAAPAVVRACVRVCVWSVLLLLLLLPLLLFLSAAAL; translated from the coding sequence ATGCAGACAGACGGACGAGacgcctgcgccgcggcggaaaAAGCCACGCCTGTTCTGGAATTCGGACGCCAAAATTGGGGCGCACTGATTTTAATTGTCTTTttttgcgcgcgcgctcgcgcccaaAACAGCTTCCGACGGCGCTTCGAGACAGGCAGGAATGTCTCTGGCGGCAACGGCTCCGACCAGCGAGAGGGCTCTTGGCGTCGTTCGGCTGCCCCGGCCgttgtgcgtgcgtgcgtgcgtgtgtgtgtgtggtccgttctgctgctgctgctgctgctgccgctgcttcTGTTTttgtcagcagcagccctgtga
- a CDS encoding uncharacterized protein (TransMembrane:1 (o58-79i)) — protein sequence LATTPPLPLPRERPEPRMHLMEIYICISLPSSPRPDPTFSLFNLTSTSRPNLQLLSPYFSFPLPPFLLPLNLWTSFVLYHPRLLHRPSHPPGSPLETTSASRFRSP from the coding sequence TCTGGCGaccacgccccccctccccctccccagaGAGCGCCCAGAGCCCAGAATGCACCTGATGGAAATATACATATGCATCTCGCTgccctcttctcctcgacccgacccgacctTCTCGCTCTTCAACCTCACCTCGACCTCTCGACCAAATCTTCAACTCCTCTCTCCTTACTTTTCCttccctcttcctccatTCCTTTTGCCGTTGAACCTCTGGACGTCTTTTGTCCTGTACCACCCTCGCCTGCTCCACCGTCCCAGTCATCCACCTGGAAGCCCGCTcgagacgacgtcggcgtcccgCTTTCGCTCGCCTTGA
- a CDS encoding uncharacterized protein (COG:S~EggNog:ENOG503P6SW), producing the protein MAFDLWTHQFCLACDKQVQSDGAYCSEACRLADQEKTSTPSSQASSPGCSPPSYGYPWSTPAPTVSTRSTRPGLYLSPPYDFHNPQPYGTAPVPRGYLSKHASGERFTPSSSSASNLSPSSSHTSLCSMQSTSSSSTDGSRLSDRSRQELKAYAISFEQVRLQRRRSY; encoded by the coding sequence ATGGCTTTCGATCTCTGGACACACCAGTTCTGCCTCGCCTGCGACAAGCAGGTGCAGAGCGACGGGGCCTACTGCTCCGAAGCCTGCCGTCTCGCCGACCAGGagaagacgtcgacgccgagttCGCAGGCCAGCTCGCCTGGCTGCTCTCCTCCCAGCTACGGCTACCCTTGGTCTACACCCGCACCCACCGTGTCAACGAGGTCAACACGACCCGGTCTCTACCTGTCACCACCCTACGACTTCCACAACCCACAGCCCTACGGGACCGCTCCCGTCCCTCGCGGCTACCTGAGCAAGCACGCCTCGGGCGAACGCTTCAccccgtcttcgtcgtcggcctcgaacCTCAGCCCATCGAGCTCCCACACCAGCCTCTGCTCCATGCAGAgcacgtcgtcctcgtccacggaCGGGTCTCGCCTGTCGGATCGATCGAGGCAGGAGCTTAAGGCTTACGCCATCTCCTTCGAGCAAGTCCGGTTACAGCGAAGGCGGTCATACTAG
- the CCT3 gene encoding T-complex protein 1 subunit gamma (COG:O~EggNog:ENOG503NV7S) — protein sequence MQAPVLVMNTQSGERQTGRKAQLSNIAAAKTVADIIRSCLGPKAMLKMLLDPMGGIVLTNDGHAILREIEVSHPAAKSMIELSRTQDEEVGDGTTTVIILAGEILAQALPQLERNIHPVVIISAFKRALQDALDIIDEVSLPIDINDDKAMNQLISSSIGTKFVSRWMEQMCDLALKAVRTVTWEAGNGKTEVDIKRYARIEKVPGGEIEDSKVLDGLMLNKDITHPKMRRRIENPRIVLLDCPLEYKKGESQTNIEITKEEDWNRILQIEEEQVKMMCEAIIAVKPDLVITEKGVSDLAQHFFMKANITALRRVRKTDNNRIARATGATIINRVEDLQDSDVGTRCGLFEIEKIGDEYFTFLTKCKDPKACTVLLRGPSKDVLNEIERNLQDAMGVARNVMFHPRLSPGGGATEMAVSVRLAQKAKGIEGVQQWPYKAVADAMEVIPRTLVQNAGKSPVRVLTDLRAKQAEGKSSWGVNGDTGTIVDMKEYGVWEPEAIKLQSIKTAIEAACLLLRVDDICSAKKAQQGGAPGVGGGDD from the exons ATGCAAGCTCCGGTGCTGGTTATGA ACACCCAGAGCGGTGAGAGGCAGACCGGAAGGAAAGCTCAGCTGTCCaacattgccgccgccaagac cgtcgccgacatcatTCGATCATGCCTGGGCCCCAAGGCCATGCTCAAGATGCTGCTCGACCCcatgggcggcatcgtcctGACCAACGACGGCCACGCCATCCTCCGAGAGATCGAGGTCTcccaccccgccgccaagaGCATGATTGAGCTCAGCCGGacgcaggacgaggaggttGGCGATGGAACCACGaccgtcatcatcctgg CTGGCGAGATTCTCGCCCAGGCTCTCCCCCAGCTCGAGCGCAACATCcaccccgtcgtcatcatctcAGCCTTCAAGCGCGCCCTCCAGGACGCCCTCGATATCATCGACGAAGTATCGCTCCCCATCGACATCAACGATGACAAGGCCATGAACCAGctcatctcctcctccatcggCACCAAGTTCGTCTCGCGGTGGATGGAGCAGATGTGCGACCTGGCCCTCAAGGCCGTCCGGACCGTCACCTGGGAGGCTGGCAACGGCAAGACCGAGGTCGACATCAAGCGATATGCCCGAATCGAAAAggtccccggcggcgagattgAGGACAGCAAAGTTCTCGACGGCCTGATGCTCAACAAGGACATCACCCACCCCAAGATGCGACGACGCATCGAGAACCCTCGCATCGTCCTTTTGGACTGCCCCCTGGAATACAAGAAGGGAGAGTCGCAGACAAACATTGAGATCAcaaaggaggaggactggAACCGTATCCTGCagatcgaggaggagcaggtcAAGATGATGTgcgaggccatcatcgccgtcaagCCTGACCTTGTCATTACCGAGAAGGGCGTGTCTG ACCTGGCCCAACACTTCTTCATGAAGGCCAACATCACagcgctgcgccgcgtgcGCAAGACGGACAACAACAGAATAGCCCGTGCCACCGGTgccaccatcatcaaccgAGTAGAAGACCTTCAGGACTCCGACGTCGGCACCCGGTGCGGCCTGTTCGAGATCGAGAAGATTGGCGACGAGTACTTTACCTTCCTCACAAAGTGCAAGGACCCCAAGGCCTGCACCGTCCTCCTGCGCGGCCCGTCCAAGGACGTGCTCAACGAGATCGAGCGGAACCTCCAGGACGCCATGGGCGTGGCTCGCAACGTCATGTTCCACCCGCGACTGTCgcccggtggtggtgccacAGAGATGGCCGTGTCCGTCAGGCTCGCTCAGAAGGCTaagggcatcgagggcgtGCAGCAGTGGCCGTACAAGGCGgtggccgacgccatggaggTCATCCCGAGAACGCTGGTGCAGAACGCCGGCAAGAGCCCGGTGCGCGTGCTGACGGATCTGCGGGCCAAACAGGCCGAGGGCAAGAGCTCGTGGGGCGTCAACGGCGACACTGGCACCATTGTCGACATGAAGGAGTACGGTGTGTGGGAGCCGGAGGCTATTAAGCTGCAGAGCATCAAGACTGCCATCGAG GCTGCGTGCCTGCTGCTAAGAGTGGACGACATCTGCAGCGCCAAGAAGGCGCAAcaaggcggcgcgccgggtgtcggtggtggtgatgattAA
- a CDS encoding uncharacterized protein (COG:S~EggNog:ENOG503P2Q3) — MSGEGPESVPTSADPRSHRPTKKRALSPLSAQAASLDALFAHPDRPVRVPPSATSAAGGGGGKSGGGRAAAPPETVAHVQGSSAGAGSGEFHVYKASRRREYERLRVMDEELRREKGQEEFERLKKERDRRDDERTRKNREKREKMKARKGKKGKGGTVGGGNNNGLDAARGTGPATDGQHAGHDKNDRAERGGADQAPNAATQPAGLIIHDDD, encoded by the coding sequence atgtccgGCGAAGGCCCCGAATCCGTCCCCACCTCCGCCGATCCGCGCTCCCACCGCCCAACCAAGAAACGCGCCCTCAGCCCGCTCTCCGCGCAAgccgcctccctcgacgccctcttCGCCCACCCCGACCGCCCCGTGCGCGTCCCGCCCTCTGCTACCTCTgccgccggaggaggaggcggcaagtccggtggtggccgcgccgccgcgcccccggaGACGGTCGCGCATGTGCAGGgctccagcgccggcgccggctcaGGCGAGTTCCACGTCTACAAGGcctcgcgccggcgcgagTACGAGCGCCTCCgcgtcatggacgaggagctgcgcagGGAAAAGGGCCAGGAGGAGTTTGAGCGCCTCAAGAAGGAGAGGGATCGCAGGGATGACGAGAGGACGCGCAAGAATagggagaagagggagaagaTGAAGGCCaggaaggggaagaagggcaagggcggcacggtcggcggcggcaataataatggcctcgacgctgctcgagggaccggcccggcgacggacggacagcaCGCGGGCCATGACAAGAACGACAGAGCagagcgaggcggcgcggaccAAGCTCCCAACGCCGCGACGCAGCCAGCAGGCCTCATCATCCACGACGATGACTGA
- a CDS encoding uncharacterized protein (COG:S~EggNog:ENOG503NYBE) — protein sequence MTKPRLIILVRHAQSEGNKNREIHQSIPDHRVKLTPDGWNQAHEAGRRLRNLLRPDDTLHFFTSPYRRTRETTEGILSTLTSDEPGPSPFRRANIKVYEEPRLREQDFGNFQPCSAEMERMWQERADYGHFFYRIPNGESAADAYDRVSGFNESLWRQFGEDDFASVCVLVTHGLMSRVFLMKWYHFTVEYFEDLRNVDHCEFLIMRKQENGKYLLETKLRTWSELRRERALTLAKDGAGSGTVSSSNSNSNGNGNGAAKDETKLERNKTFVVTRRWGGCPDGCNHTSHYKKRHDLEALRQKDIEHSAQASNGSSSNNAGLTIASRRQQHRHQQLISSDDGDDEQSDYRPAPTVEVIATLTPDAPLSSPDGTPSFITAEDRVRALKSPHLHVGRDFGGTYSGHASLAGSDSDASEDEAQEQQRHRLAAINARFRPPAPNGAGAGNRSCGTRADGRAGGENGSDKGSRVGEFVNRLGDAPAGTDDARHRADAPGPASAHDSGMEDLDRAEKEDRSIRGSVY from the exons ATGACGAAGCCGCGGCTCATCATCCTGGTTCGCCACGCGCAGTCCGAAGGCAATA AGAACCGCGAGATCCACCAGTCGATACCTGACCACCGTGTCAAGCTCACGCCCGATGGCTGGAACCAGGCGCACgaagccggccgccgcctgcgcaaCCTCCTCCGCCCCGACGACACCCTCCACTTCTTCACCTCGCCGTACCGCCGCACGCGGGAGACCACCGAGGGCATATTGTCCACGTTAACTTCAGACGAGCCCGGGCCCTCGCCCTTCCGCCGCGCCAACATCAAGGTCTACGAGGAACCCCGCCTGCGCGAACAGGACTTTGGCAACTTCCAGCCGTGCAGCGCCGAGATGGAGCGCATGTGGCAGGAGAGGGCCGACTACGGCCACTTCTTCTACCGTATCCCAAACGGCGAGAGTGCCGCTGACGCCTACGACCGTGTGAGCGGCTTCAACGAGTCTCTCTGGCGGCAgtttggcgaggacgacttTGCGAGCGTATGCGTATTAG TGACGCACGGCCTCATGTCGCGTGTCTTCCTCATGAAGTGGTACCACTTCACTGTTGAGTACTTTGAGGATCTGCGCAACGTTGATCACTGCGAGTTCCTCATCATGCGCAAGCAAGAAAACGGCAAGTACCTCCTTGAGACGAAGCTGCGCACCTGGTCCGAGCTTCGTCGCGAGCGTGCTCTCACCCTCGCAAAGGATGGGgctggcagcggcaccgtaagcagcagcaacagtaACAGCAACGGCAATGGCAAcggcgcggccaaggacgagacCAAGCTCGAGCGCAACAAGACCTTCGTGGTaacgcggcgctggggcggctGCCCAGACGGCTGCAACCACACGAGTCACTACAAGAAGAGGCACGATCTCGAGGCTTTGCGCCAGAAGGACATAGAGCACAGCGCTCAggccagcaacggcagcagcagcaacaacgcGGGGCTGACGATTGCGAGCcggaggcagcagcaccgtcaTCAGCAGCTCATCAgctccgacgacggcgacgacgagcagagCGACTACCGCCCCGCTCCCACTGTCGAGGTCATCGCCACCCTCACCCCCGACGCGCCTCTGTCCTCACCTGACGGCACGCCCTCCTtcatcaccgccgaggaccgcGTTCGCGCCCTCAAGTCCCCGCACCTGCACGTCGGGCGCGACTTTGGCGGCACGTACTCGGGCCACGCCTCTCTCGCTGGGAGCGATAGCGACGCCTCTGAAGACGAGGCCCAggagcagcaacggcaccgTCTCGCGGCCATCAACGCGCGTTTCCGGCCACCAGCCCCtaacggcgccggcgccggcaacaGGAGCTGTGGGACCAGGGCGgacggccgggccgggggggagaACGGCTCGGACAAGGGTTCCCGCGTAGGCGAGTTTGTCAACCGCCTTGGGGACGCACCTGCaggcaccgacgacgcgcgccacCGCGCGGACGCACCCGGCCCTGCGTCCGCGCACGACTCTGGCATGGAGGACCTGGACCGTGCCGAGAAGGAAGACCGGAGCATCCGGGGCAGCGTCTActga
- a CDS encoding uncharacterized protein (EggNog:ENOG503NWSP~COG:T), which produces MAPRRSSYPLPTPSDVAGSPFPVQTAGAGPDESSLGTPPARAKGPAVASVDAPAGSSRSTASQQQLNEYREKLACDLEFREMSARGVSLTQADKPRVSPILEEAVSNSSFHLAMPTNASTESGNTVRGGVTPGIAAGTPSYPFPRMGAPNTGPLFLQKSLASPLPGSRLPNSLGPEQRGVLDRVLSENSTPASNYTFNPSGASPPMDSFDFPAPNLYDLSLMLSAEPGLDAWWNTVVQIMRDVYKAERVTLAVPADTTDIENVPWGQKATYNEHYEDELSMGYMAKGSSAMASSERDASSDNLPPLNAMVEPATPARPGLPSRHSYTSYEDSKQRSQDTTPSTMRRPAQLTRSKTHLPSVRQPSRVSGGFVKLNKDALDQHDASDEAQQVPSWETPFAARYEGQGRVLPVLQALDYEADPLIDHAGVMRVLQRGRPVALTRSYPYLPPTNPTGQEQATDAQQGSKTSSADSTKRPRRQRSESTSKLSSMFSGPSRAKSSSAENAATIASCLDDREPRPPTPRYEEYEQAPPSPWSQSPAPSPAVRADPKENPFFTDAMVDEDSFNPGSAPTSYSGMRPPEAIGIDNSLTVLHIPLTHVLLSRPTRPFKLDATAMEQRSHTRNREGVSADRNEPPESERLTPDHLRKDKHAPIAILSILSPIIPYPSNLRQSLEHLAPHMATSFSICRHYTNLETELAGIQRRRPATAGFGAVTPFPRHVNNAPYLAPGDVALQQSLGGSITSPSDYSGVSKSATASPLGTPGWEQGSLNFLVDKRQPAGSPAAIVPGAESYFSSKQRPSSARQDTWGQGAQISRTGSKDSSPGEKRQPFFLASKSNVDRPVEKTTLEVEEVLGQARSQHATRNSFVSAAESLNDHAAAKGADKLGQSAKGEPAHPSHGHTVLHSYGADFASTFQSLPPSSNLNRQMPQTPSAPPRSGSLTALGVDMPPPSDRLKGLILDSLPAHVFVSLPQTGETVWVNSRFLSYRGQTVADLSADPWGSIHADDREGYLKAWGHSLRTGEQFSRTVRIKRFDGVYRWFYARAVASKDKRGVIMQFLGSYMDIHDQHIAELRAARQEEIEASEAKHRLLANLIPQIIFTATEDEGITFANEQWLSYTGQSFDDAMNLGFMDHVHPEDLARCRLPKEGRRKESKEGGAPEPGKGKPAHNPGSSSSSSTSSQVSDQKSADRSASHYSHGLISPADLTELARRGIIKVTTDTSGRLSYTTEVRLRSKTGEYRWHLIRCVEIDTIDFGRGASSYFGSATDINDHKILETKLKVAMESKARFLSNMSHEIRTPLIGISGMVSFLQDTTLDEEQRDYTNTIQTSANSLIMIINDILDLSKVDAGMMKLKFEWFHTRSLIEDVNELVSTMAIAKRLELNYLVDADVPAWVKGDKVRIRQVLLNVIGNAIKFTTEGEVFSRCRVCTGGSAKHGENEIMLQFAITDTGRGFSKEEAELIFKPFSQIDGSSTRQHGGSGLGLVISRQLVELHGGKMEGSAELGKGSTFTFTAKFALPTSEDHPDQMPSSSTASRQGSSESVARSKKQAPSVQQVQSGTGKPHGAAEIEPSAVGATSAGSSGASVYSGRTHVTDASSITTASTGLARFSEAAKASGQDLSQMQLEMRFDKGSPGRTATPDSTLQPSPDLRPPMYSILIICPQYHSREATTQHIEMTLPKDVPHQITALGTVDEAQQFIGGDDPIKFTHIVLNLPLAETIINVMEQIIKSQKLDRTTIVILSDSVQRQAVLRQAADTPHQRLFTDNSVTFIYKPVKPSRFAVIFDPDKVRDLSTDRNRSTAQQMVENQKASYQEIERRMGNKGYRVLLVEDNPVNQKVLIKYLKKIGVDVDVAVDGVECTDKVLSMPHNHYSLILCDLHMPRKDGYQACREIRQWEEASQLPKIPIIALSANVMSDVQDKCIGAGFSDYVTKPVDFIDLSRAMAKFF; this is translated from the exons atggcACCACGCCGCTCCAGCTATCCTTTGCCCACGCCGAGCGATGTCGCAGGCTCGCCATTTCCAGTCCAGACTGCTGGAGCCGGCCCCGACGAAAGCAGCCTCGGTACTCCGCCCGCCAGGGCCAAggggccggccgtcgccagTGTTGATGCTCCTGCCGGCTCGTCCCGTTCGACCGCATCACAACAGCAGCTAAACGAATACCGGGAGAAGCTTGCGTGCGATTTGGAGTTCCGTGAGATGTCGGCTAGGGGAGTTTCCTTGACGCAGGCCGACAAACCCCGTGTGTCGCCCATattggaggaggcggtgtCAAATTCATCGTTTCATCTGGCTATGCCGACCAATGCATCGACCGAGTCTGGGAACACGGTTCGAGGCGGCGTGACGCCAGGAATCGCCGCGGGCACACCGTCATATCCGTTCCCGCGCATGGGAGCCCCCAACACCGGCCCTCTCTTTCTCCAAAAGTCATTGGCGTCACCGCTTCCCGGCTCTAGGCTCCCCAACTCGCTCGGCCCGGAGCAGCGTGGCGTGTTGGACAGGGTGCTTTCCGAGAACTCGACACCTGCCTCCAACTACACATTCAACCCCTCTGGCGCCTCCCCACCAATGGACAGCTTCGACTTTCCCGCCCCCAATCTGTACGACTTGTCGCTGATGCTCAGCGCAGAGCCCGGCCTGGACGCATGGTGGAATACAGTTGTTCAGATCATGCGAGATGTATACAAGGCTGAGCGCGTCACGTTGGCTGTTCCGGCGGACACCACCGACATCGAGAACGTCCCCTGGGGCCAGAAGGCGACATACAATGAACACTACGAAGACGAGCTAAGCATGGGCTACATGGCCAAAGGAAGCAGCGCCATGGCAAGCAGCGAGCGTGACGCTTCGTCCGACAACCTGCCTCCCTTGAACGCCATGGTTGAGCCGGCCACGCCAGCTCGACCTGGCTTGCCCAGTCGACACTCATACACGAGCTACGAGGATAGCAAACAAAGATCGCAGGACACGACACCAAGCACCATGCGAAGGCCCGCTCAGCTGACACGGAGCAAGACACATCTTCCCTCAGTTCGCCAGCCAAGTCGGGTCAGCGGGGGCTTTGTTAAGCTCAATAAGGATGCTCTGGACCAGCACGATGCTTCGGACGAAGCCCAGCAAGTCCCTAGTTGGGAAACGCCGTTTGCGGCTCGGTATGAAGGCCAGGGCCGGGTCTTGCCTGTCCTGCAGGCTTTGGATTATGAGGCGGACCCCCTTATTGACCACGCCGGTGTGATGAGGGTCCTCcaacgcgggcggcctgTTGCGCTGACGAGGAGCTATCCTTACCTCCCGCCCACCAACCCTACGGGCCAGGAGCAAGCAACGGATGCGCAGCAGGGATCGAAGACCAGCTCGGCTGACTCGACAAAGCGGCCTAGAAGACAGCGATCCGAGTCCACATCGAAGCTCTCTTCCATGTTCTCGGGGCCCTCGCGAGCCAAGAGTAGCTCTGCAGAAAACGCCGCCACGATCGCATCGTGCTTAGATGACCGCGAACCACGGCCCCCCACGCCGCGGTACGAGGAATATGAACAAGCTCCGCCGTCTCCCTGGTCACAATCACCCGCCCCGTCTCCCGCCGTGCGTGCTGACCCGAAGGAGAATCCTTTCTTCACCGACGCCATGGTGGACGAAGACTCCTTCAATCCCGGCTCGGCCCCAACTTCGTACTCGGGCATGCGGCCTCCAGAAGCTATCGGAATCGACAATTCGTTGACCGTACTGCATATACCCCTCACCCATGTGCTGCTCTCTCGACCCACTCGGCCGTTCAAGCTCGATGCCACGGCAATGGAACAGCGATCCCACACTCGCAACAGGGAGGGCGTGTCTGCTGATCGGAACGAGCCGCCCGAGTCGGAGCGCCTGACCCCTGATCATTTGCGAAAGGACAAGCACGCCCCCATCGCTATCTTGTCTATACTCAGCCCCATCATACCGTATCCGTCCAATCTACGGCAATCTTTAGAACACCTTGCTCCGCATATGGCTACGTCCTTCTCCATATGCCGCCATTACACGAATCTGGAAACCGAGTTGGCGGGAATTCAACGCCGTAGGCCAGCGACAGCGGGCTTCGGTGCCGTGACGCCATTCCCGCGGCATGTCAACAACGCTCCTTACTTGGCGCCTGGCGAcgtcgcgctgcagcagtctctcggcggcagcatAACGAGCCCAAGCGATTACTCTGGAGTGTCCAAGAGCGCCACGGCCTCTCCGCTCGGGACTCCTGGCTGGGAGCAGGGAAGCCTCAACTTCCTCGTTGACAAGAGACAGCCCGCCGGCAGCCCTGCAGCCATTGTCCCGGGGGCCGAGAGCTACTTCAGCAGCAAGCAAAGGCCCTCTTCTGCGAGACAGGATACCTGGGGTCAAGGGGCCCAGATCTCGCGGACGGGATCCAAGGACAGCTCGCCTGGGGAAAAGAGACAACCCTTCTTCCTGGCTTCCAAGTCGAACGTGGACCGCCCCGTCGAAAAGACCACGCTAGAGGTCGAGGAAGTGTTGGGCCAGGCAAGGAGTCAACACGCCACTAGGAATAGCTtcgtgtcggcggcggaatCCCTGAACGATCACGCAGCGGCCAAAGGTGCCGACAAACTCGGCCAATCGGCAAAAGGCGAACCGGCACACCCCTCACACGGCCATACTGTTCTGCACAGCTATGGCGCAGACTTTGCCTCTACCTTCCAGTCCCTCCCACCTAGCTCTAACCTCAACCGTCAGATGCCGCAGACcccatcggcgccgccgcgcagtgGCTCTCTTACGGCACTGGGAGTGGacatgccgccgccttccGACAGGCTCAAGGGTCTAATACTGGACTCGTTACCGGCTCATGTCTTTGTGTCCCTACCGCAAACCGGAGAGACCGTCTGGGTGAATAGCCGCTTTCTCTCATACCGCGGCCAGACAGTCGCAGACTTGTCCGCCGACCCCTGGGGCAGCATCCATGCCGATGATCGCGAAGGGTACCTGAAGGCTTGGGGCCACTCGCTCAGGACGGGAGAGCAGTTCTCAAGGACGGTACGCATCAAGCGATTCGATGGCGTGTACCGGTGGTTCTACGCAAGGGCTGTGGCATCCAAAGACAAGAGGGGCGTCATCATGCAGTTCCTCGGCTCGTACATGGATATCCATGATCAGCACATTGCCGAGCTGAGGGCGGCTCGGCAAGAGGAGATTGAGGCATCGGAGGCGAAACATCGCCTGCTGGCTAACCTTATCCCTCAAATCATCTTCACCGCCACTGAAGATGAAGGCATTACCTTTGCCAACGAGCAGTGGCTTTCGTACACGGGCCAGAGCTTCGACGATGCGATGAACTTGGGCTTCATGGACCACGTTCATCCAGAGGACCTGGCTCGCTGTCGACTCCCGAAGGAGGGTCGCCGGAAGGAGTCCAAAGAAGGGGGAGCTCCCGAGCCTGGAAAAGGCAAGCCTGCTCACAATCCCGGGTCTTCGAGCTCCTCTTCTACATCAAGTCAAGTCTCCGATCAAAAGTCGGCCGACAGGTCTGCCTCGCATTACTCCCACGGGCTCATATCGCCTGCCGACCTGACCGAGTTGGCAAGGAGGGGCATCATCAAGGTCACAACCGACACGAGCGGCAGGCTCTCGTACACAACCGAGGTTCGATTGCGCTCGAAGACGGGGGAGTACCGCTGGCACCTCATTCGCTGCGTGGAAATCGATACCATCGACTTCGGCCGCGGTGCCAGTTCATACTTTGGCTCTGCCACCGATATCAATGACCACAAGATCCTCGAGACGAAACTCAAGGTGGCAATGGAATCCAAAGCTAGGTTCCTGAGCAACATGTCCCATGAGATCAGGACCCCACTCATCGGCATCTCGGGAATGGTAAGCTTCCTTCAGGACACAACGTTGGATGAGGAACAACGCGACTACACCAACACCATTCAAACCAGCGCAAACAGTCTGATCATGATCATCAACGACATCTTGGACCTCTCCAAAGTCGATGCCGGGATGATGAAGCTCAAGTTTGAGTGGTTCCATACGCGGTCTCTGATTGAGGATGTCAACGAACTTGTGTCTACCATGGCAATTGCGAAGCGTCTCGAGCTCAACTATCTCGTGGACGCGGACGTGCCCGCGTGGGTCAAGGGAGATAAGGTCCGCATCCGGCAGGTGTTGCTCAACGTCATTGGCAACGCCATCAAGTTCACTACAGAAGGCGAGGTGTTTAGTCGATGCCGGGTGTGCACCGGGGGCTCTGCCAAACATGGCGAGAACGAGATTATGCTTCAGTTTGCCATCACCGACACCGGACGCGGGTTTTCCAAGGAAGAGGCAGAGCTGATTTTCAAGCCGTTCAGCCAAATAgatggcagcagcacacgacagcatggcggcagcgggcttGGTCTTGTCATCTCTCGGCAGCTTGTTGAACTCCACGGTGGCAAGATGGAGGGGAGTGCAGAGCTGGGTAAAGGATCCACGTTCACGTTCACAGCCAAGTTTGCGCTCCCCACGTCCGAAGACCACCCCGACCAGATGCCGAGCAGTTCCACCGCAAGCCGACAAGGCTCGTCAGAAAGCGTGGCTCGATCAAAGAAGCAGGCTCCATCAGTTCAACAAGTGCAGAGCGGTACAGGAAAGccgcatggcgccgccgagatcgagccgtcggccgtggGTGCGACTTCCGCCGGTAGTTCCGGTGCGTCTGTCTACTCGGGCCGGACACACGTCACGGACGCCTCATCCATCACGACAGCAAGCACGGGGTTGGCCCGATTCAGCGAGGCAGCCAAGGCCAGTGGGCAAGATCTCTCTCAGATGCAACTCGAGATGCGTTTCGACAAGGGGTCGCCAGGTCGCACCGCGACTCCTGACAGCACCCTGCAACCCTCGCCTGATCTCAGACCACCCATGTATTCCATACTCATCATCTGCCCGCAGTATCACAGCCGGGAGGCAACGACGCAGCACATTGAGATGACACTTCCCAAAGACGTGCCGCATCAGATCACGGCGTTGGGgacggtcgacgaggcgcagcagTTCATCGGCGGTGACGACCCCATCAAGTTTACTCACATTGTGCTGAACCTCCCGTTGGCGGAGACCATCATCAACGTGATGGAGCAGATCATCAAGTCTCAGAAACTCGACAGgaccaccatcgtcatcctctcCGACTCTGTGCAGCGCCAGGCTGTGCTGAGGCAAGCCGCAGACACGCCGCATCAGCGTCTCTTCACGGACAATTCGGTAACCTTTATCTACAAGCCGGTCAAGCCGTCGCGCTTTGCGGTCATATTTGATCCGGATAAAGTACGGGACCTCAGTACGGATCGGAATCGGTCTACTGCGCAACAGATGGTGGAGAACCAGAAGGCCAGTTATCAAGAGATCGAACGGCGCATGGGCAACAAGGGATACAGAGTCTTGCTGGTCGAGGACAACCCGGTCAACCAGAAGGTCTTGATCAAGTACCTGAAGAAGATCGGCGTGGACGTCGACGTTGccgtggacggcgtcgagtgTACCGACAAGGTCCTGTCGATGCCCCACAACCACTACTCCTTGATCTTG TGTGACCTACACATGCCGCGCAAAGATGGGTACCAGGCGTGCCGTGAGATAAGGCAATGGGAAGAGGCGAGCCAGTTGCCAAAGATCCCTATCATTGCCTTGTCTGCAAATGTCATGTCTGACGTGCAGGACAAATGCATAGGCGCCGGTTTCAGCGACTATGTCACGAAACCAGTCGACTTTATTGACTTGAGCAGAGCCATGGCCAAGTTTTTCtaa